In a single window of the Oryctolagus cuniculus chromosome 2, mOryCun1.1, whole genome shotgun sequence genome:
- the EGR4 gene encoding early growth response protein 4 isoform X2 translates to MAVARGVGSPEPAPPQLYKWGGCELGEPGCALERRGATARGRCRRARAPPLPDPFPGGERPEPEARAPGCARRGAPRPPASSPPARPQAQRARPRAPRSRRRAMLHLSEFSGPDALLKSTEGCCAEPSAELSRLPARDAPAAPGYPGGDFLSWALSSCGAGGDLADSCFLEGPAPTPPPGLSLSGSFFIQAVPEHPHDPEALFNLMSGILGLAPFPSPEAAASRAPVDAPFPAGPDALLSGPPDLYSPDLGAAAFSEAFWETSPSAGAPSQCLYEPQLSPPDVKPGLRAPPASPALDAVSAFKGPYAPWELLSGGAPGNCGSQGGYQAVPEARFPSIGTKIEDLLSISCPAELPAGPANRLYPTGAYDTFPLAPGDIGEGAEGLPGLLTPPSGEGGSSGDGGEFLTGTPPQLSPLGLRSAATADFPKPLVADIPSSNGVAAPPVPPPPAPFPPTKARRKGRRGGKCSARCFCPRPHAKAFACPVESCVRSFARSDELNRHLRIHTGHKPFQCRICLRNFSRSDHLTTHVRTHTGEKPFACDVCGRRFARSDEKKRHSKVHLKQKARAEERLKGLGFYPLGLSFAGL, encoded by the exons ATGGCAGTGGCCCGGGGAGTCGGAAGCCCGGAGCCAGCGCCGCCGCAGCTATATAAGTGGGGGGGCTGTGAGTTGGGGGAGCCCGGCTGCGCTTTGGAGAGGCGAGGAGCCACCGCCCGAGGCAGGTGCCGGCGAGCGAGGGCGCCGCCGCTCCCTGACCCCTTTCCCGGAGGTGAGCGCCCAGAGCCAGAAGCCCGGGCGCCTGGGTGTGCGCGCCGCGGGGCGCCCCGACCGCCGGCCTCCTCGCCACCCGCGCGCCCCCAAGCCCAGCGGGCGAGGCCTCGGGCgccccgcagccgccgccgcgccATGCTCCACCTTAGCGAGTTTTCCGGCCCCGACGCGCTCCTCAAGTCCACCGAAGGCTGTTGTGCCGAACCCAGCGCTGAACTCTCCCGGCTGCCAGCCAGGGACGCTCCCGCGGCCCCGGGCTACCCTGGAG GAGACTTCCTGAGCTGGGCCTTGAGCAGCTGCGGCGCCGGGGGGGACTTAGCCGACTCCTGCTTCCTGGAGGGCCCTGCGCCCACGccccctcctggcctcagcctcagTGGTAGCTTCTTCATTCAGGCGGTACCCGAACACCCGCACGATCCAGAGGCACTCTTCAACCTCATGTCGGGCATCTTAGGCCTGGCACCTTTCCCAAGCCCCGAGGCGGCAGCATCCCGGGCCCCCGTGGATGCCCCCTTCCCCGCGGGGCCGGACGCCTTGCTGTCGGGTCCTCCGGACCTTTACTCCCCGGATCTGGGCGCGGCCGCCTTCTCAGAGGCGTTCTGGGAGACTTCGCCTTCCGCGGGCGCCCCCTCGCAGTGCCTGTATGAGCCTCAGCTCTCCCCGCCCGACGTCAAGCCGGGCCTCAGGGCGCCTCCAGCCTCTCCAGCGCTGGACGCAGTCTCGGCCTTCAAGGGTCCCTACGCTCCCTGGGAGCTGCTTTCTGGTGGGGCCCCGGGGAACTGTGGGTCACAGGGAGGCTACCAGGCCGTCCCCGAAGCTCGTTTCCCCTCAATAGGGACCAAAATTGAGGACCTGCTGTCCATCAGCTGTCCCGCGGAGCTGCCAGCCGGCCCAGCCAACAGACTCTACCCCACCGGGGCCTACGACACTTTCCCCTTGGCCCCGGGTGACATAGGGGAGGGAGCCGAGGGCCTCCCGGGGCTCCTCACCCCTCctagtggggagggagggagtagcGGCGACGGTGGAGAGTTCTTGACCGGTACGCCGCCTCAGCTTTCCCCGCTGGGCCTTCGCAGCGCCGCCACGGCAGACTTCCCAAAACCTCTGGTGGCCGACATCCCTTCGAGCAATGGTGTGGCCGCGCCACCCGTGCCGCCGCCACCCGCCCCTTTCCCCCCGACCAAGGCGCGGCGCAAAGGGCGCCGGGGCGGCAAGTGCAGCGCGCGTTGCTTCTGCCCGCGGCCGCATGCCAAGGCTTTCGCTTGCCCGGTGGAGAGCTGTGTGCGCAGCTTTGCGCGCTCCGACGAGCTCAACCGCCACCTGCGCATCCACACCGGCCACAAGCCCTTCCAGTGCCGCATCTGCCTCCGCAACTTCAGCCGCAGCGACCACCTCACCACGCACGTGCGCACCCACACGGGCGAGAAGCCCTTTGCCTGCGACGTGTGCGGCCGCCGCTTCGCGCGCAGCGACGAAAAGAAGCGGCACAGCAAGGTGCACCTCAAGCAGAAGGCGCGCGCTGAGGAGCGGCTCAAGGGCCTGGGCTTTTACCCGCTGGGCCTCTCCTTCGCCGGCCTGTGA
- the EGR4 gene encoding early growth response protein 4 isoform X1 codes for MAVARGVGSPEPAPPQLYKWGGCELGEPGCALERRGATARGRCRRARAPPLPDPFPGGERPEPEARAPGCARRGAPRPPASSPPARPQAQRARPRAPRSRRRAMLHLSEFSGPDALLKSTEGCCAEPSAELSRLPARDAPAAPGYPGAGDFLSWALSSCGAGGDLADSCFLEGPAPTPPPGLSLSGSFFIQAVPEHPHDPEALFNLMSGILGLAPFPSPEAAASRAPVDAPFPAGPDALLSGPPDLYSPDLGAAAFSEAFWETSPSAGAPSQCLYEPQLSPPDVKPGLRAPPASPALDAVSAFKGPYAPWELLSGGAPGNCGSQGGYQAVPEARFPSIGTKIEDLLSISCPAELPAGPANRLYPTGAYDTFPLAPGDIGEGAEGLPGLLTPPSGEGGSSGDGGEFLTGTPPQLSPLGLRSAATADFPKPLVADIPSSNGVAAPPVPPPPAPFPPTKARRKGRRGGKCSARCFCPRPHAKAFACPVESCVRSFARSDELNRHLRIHTGHKPFQCRICLRNFSRSDHLTTHVRTHTGEKPFACDVCGRRFARSDEKKRHSKVHLKQKARAEERLKGLGFYPLGLSFAGL; via the exons ATGGCAGTGGCCCGGGGAGTCGGAAGCCCGGAGCCAGCGCCGCCGCAGCTATATAAGTGGGGGGGCTGTGAGTTGGGGGAGCCCGGCTGCGCTTTGGAGAGGCGAGGAGCCACCGCCCGAGGCAGGTGCCGGCGAGCGAGGGCGCCGCCGCTCCCTGACCCCTTTCCCGGAGGTGAGCGCCCAGAGCCAGAAGCCCGGGCGCCTGGGTGTGCGCGCCGCGGGGCGCCCCGACCGCCGGCCTCCTCGCCACCCGCGCGCCCCCAAGCCCAGCGGGCGAGGCCTCGGGCgccccgcagccgccgccgcgccATGCTCCACCTTAGCGAGTTTTCCGGCCCCGACGCGCTCCTCAAGTCCACCGAAGGCTGTTGTGCCGAACCCAGCGCTGAACTCTCCCGGCTGCCAGCCAGGGACGCTCCCGCGGCCCCGGGCTACCCTGGAG cagGAGACTTCCTGAGCTGGGCCTTGAGCAGCTGCGGCGCCGGGGGGGACTTAGCCGACTCCTGCTTCCTGGAGGGCCCTGCGCCCACGccccctcctggcctcagcctcagTGGTAGCTTCTTCATTCAGGCGGTACCCGAACACCCGCACGATCCAGAGGCACTCTTCAACCTCATGTCGGGCATCTTAGGCCTGGCACCTTTCCCAAGCCCCGAGGCGGCAGCATCCCGGGCCCCCGTGGATGCCCCCTTCCCCGCGGGGCCGGACGCCTTGCTGTCGGGTCCTCCGGACCTTTACTCCCCGGATCTGGGCGCGGCCGCCTTCTCAGAGGCGTTCTGGGAGACTTCGCCTTCCGCGGGCGCCCCCTCGCAGTGCCTGTATGAGCCTCAGCTCTCCCCGCCCGACGTCAAGCCGGGCCTCAGGGCGCCTCCAGCCTCTCCAGCGCTGGACGCAGTCTCGGCCTTCAAGGGTCCCTACGCTCCCTGGGAGCTGCTTTCTGGTGGGGCCCCGGGGAACTGTGGGTCACAGGGAGGCTACCAGGCCGTCCCCGAAGCTCGTTTCCCCTCAATAGGGACCAAAATTGAGGACCTGCTGTCCATCAGCTGTCCCGCGGAGCTGCCAGCCGGCCCAGCCAACAGACTCTACCCCACCGGGGCCTACGACACTTTCCCCTTGGCCCCGGGTGACATAGGGGAGGGAGCCGAGGGCCTCCCGGGGCTCCTCACCCCTCctagtggggagggagggagtagcGGCGACGGTGGAGAGTTCTTGACCGGTACGCCGCCTCAGCTTTCCCCGCTGGGCCTTCGCAGCGCCGCCACGGCAGACTTCCCAAAACCTCTGGTGGCCGACATCCCTTCGAGCAATGGTGTGGCCGCGCCACCCGTGCCGCCGCCACCCGCCCCTTTCCCCCCGACCAAGGCGCGGCGCAAAGGGCGCCGGGGCGGCAAGTGCAGCGCGCGTTGCTTCTGCCCGCGGCCGCATGCCAAGGCTTTCGCTTGCCCGGTGGAGAGCTGTGTGCGCAGCTTTGCGCGCTCCGACGAGCTCAACCGCCACCTGCGCATCCACACCGGCCACAAGCCCTTCCAGTGCCGCATCTGCCTCCGCAACTTCAGCCGCAGCGACCACCTCACCACGCACGTGCGCACCCACACGGGCGAGAAGCCCTTTGCCTGCGACGTGTGCGGCCGCCGCTTCGCGCGCAGCGACGAAAAGAAGCGGCACAGCAAGGTGCACCTCAAGCAGAAGGCGCGCGCTGAGGAGCGGCTCAAGGGCCTGGGCTTTTACCCGCTGGGCCTCTCCTTCGCCGGCCTGTGA